Proteins from a genomic interval of Chitinophagales bacterium:
- a CDS encoding BatD family protein, with amino-acid sequence MEQVVNSPLGRGWDWVSKLIAYFNSYNYLKYLPLAVICILCFSNAISAQTPKITASLDRYEIEVGEQVKLQLVAEYASEVDVQFPLLKLDNEQVEIAEIADIDSTRLENGLIRKLQVIMVQAWDTGQYVIPALSFYYKNVQKNSNSKVTTEALTFFVKSPLENALPTPNPQDSAAVAGAEIRDIKDIKEMPFTWQDAVPYVLMGLVLLLILGGLFYWWRKRKQKLATATAYIPPPRPAHEIAIEKLRGLEDAKYWQQGEVKKYYSELTNIVREYLEGRYSILALESTTEEILQDLQQKDFDTELWKKLKEMLQTADLVKFAKAKPSIEKHAQYLTDAKEVVRITKKTIAVTEEEAAVANKNQN; translated from the coding sequence ATGGAACAAGTCGTAAACTCCCCTCTTGGGAGGGGCTGGGACTGGGTTAGCAAGTTGATTGCATACTTCAATTCTTATAATTATTTGAAATACTTACCTTTAGCTGTAATATGCATTCTATGTTTCTCCAATGCAATATCGGCGCAAACTCCAAAAATAACCGCAAGTCTTGACCGCTACGAAATAGAGGTCGGTGAACAGGTTAAACTTCAATTGGTGGCAGAATATGCTTCTGAAGTAGATGTACAATTTCCACTATTGAAGCTGGACAATGAGCAAGTAGAGATAGCAGAAATAGCTGATATTGATAGCACTCGACTAGAAAATGGCTTGATTCGGAAATTACAGGTTATTATGGTACAGGCTTGGGATACAGGTCAATATGTAATTCCTGCTCTTAGCTTTTACTACAAGAATGTCCAAAAAAACAGTAATTCAAAGGTAACTACGGAGGCACTTACTTTCTTTGTGAAATCACCTCTCGAAAATGCACTGCCTACACCAAACCCACAGGATAGCGCAGCAGTAGCAGGTGCAGAAATTCGTGACATCAAAGACATCAAAGAAATGCCTTTCACTTGGCAAGATGCGGTGCCTTATGTATTGATGGGACTGGTTTTGTTGTTGATTTTAGGAGGTTTGTTTTATTGGTGGCGAAAACGCAAACAAAAATTAGCAACTGCAACAGCCTACATTCCGCCTCCAAGACCTGCCCACGAAATCGCCATCGAAAAACTTCGAGGCTTGGAAGATGCTAAATACTGGCAACAAGGTGAGGTGAAAAAATATTATAGCGAATTGACCAATATTGTCCGAGAATACCTTGAAGGACGTTATTCTATTTTGGCTTTGGAGTCTACTACTGAGGAAATATTGCAAGATTTGCAGCAAAAGGATTTTGATACAGAACTTTGGAAAAAATTGAAGGAAATGCTGCAAACAGCGGATTTGGTGAAGTTCGCAAAAGCAAAACCCAGTATTGAAAAACACGCTCAATATTTGACAGATGCAAAAGAAGTCGTACGTATCACCAAGAAAACCATTGCAGTGACGGAAGAAGAAGCGGCTGTTGCCAATAAAAATCAAAATTGA
- the rodA gene encoding rod shape-determining protein RodA, which translates to MSTKKTSIDWLLVINYLLLVGIGWLAIYTADYNPDHSSMFSLEQRYGRQFLAIAVCLILALVIQILDTRFYTAFAYFIYAFSLFLLLLVLFLGSEISGSRSWFKLGFFNFQPSEIAKFATCLALAKYLSTLNISLKDKQQQMNAWAILLAPVLLILLQGDAGSAVVYASLVLVMYREGLSGGYLLLGVLAIILFILSLLQPFEVVAGALAILLFVGLIYQRGFNISILLRYIIPVSLLFAAAYYVESQLFLILLFVGLIVFLLISMATKRLVYIMVTFLFCCSIYVKGVDYAFNNFLKPHQQNRIGVILGTIEDNRGVGYNLNQSKIAIGSGGLWGKGFLQGTQNKGKFVPELSTDFIFCTIGEEFGFMGSVVLIGLFIFLLLRLIAIAERQKSKLTRVYAYGVASIVFFHFLVNIGMTLGLVPVIGIPLPFISYGGSSLIGFTLLLFVLIKLDSERLMYLR; encoded by the coding sequence GTGAGTACAAAAAAAACAAGCATAGATTGGTTGTTGGTTATCAATTACTTGCTGTTAGTAGGCATCGGTTGGTTGGCCATCTATACCGCTGACTACAATCCCGACCACAGCAGTATGTTCTCTTTGGAGCAGCGATATGGACGGCAATTTTTAGCCATTGCAGTCTGTTTGATTTTGGCATTGGTCATTCAAATATTGGATACCCGATTTTATACCGCTTTTGCCTATTTTATCTATGCCTTTTCGCTGTTTCTCTTGCTATTAGTGCTGTTTTTAGGTTCCGAAATATCAGGTTCTCGTTCTTGGTTCAAACTTGGATTCTTCAACTTTCAGCCCTCCGAAATTGCCAAGTTTGCTACTTGTCTTGCACTCGCCAAATATTTAAGTACATTGAATATTAGCCTGAAAGACAAACAACAACAAATGAATGCTTGGGCGATTTTATTGGCCCCTGTGTTGTTGATTTTACTGCAAGGAGATGCAGGTTCAGCCGTAGTATATGCTTCATTGGTCTTGGTGATGTATAGAGAAGGGCTATCGGGAGGTTACTTACTTTTAGGCGTTTTGGCAATAATATTATTCATTCTCAGTTTATTACAACCTTTTGAAGTAGTGGCAGGGGCTTTGGCCATCTTATTGTTTGTGGGACTTATTTACCAAAGAGGCTTTAACATTTCAATACTCCTTCGCTACATTATTCCTGTTTCCTTGCTCTTTGCCGCAGCTTATTATGTAGAGTCACAGTTGTTCCTGATTCTGCTATTTGTTGGACTGATTGTATTTTTATTGATTTCAATGGCTACCAAACGGTTGGTTTACATCATGGTAACATTTCTGTTTTGCTGCTCAATTTATGTGAAAGGAGTAGATTATGCCTTCAACAATTTTTTGAAGCCGCACCAGCAAAATCGTATTGGTGTTATATTGGGAACTATTGAAGACAACCGAGGAGTGGGCTACAACCTCAATCAGTCCAAAATCGCCATTGGATCAGGTGGTTTGTGGGGCAAGGGTTTTTTGCAGGGAACACAAAACAAAGGTAAATTTGTACCTGAACTAAGTACCGACTTCATTTTTTGTACCATTGGCGAAGAGTTTGGTTTTATGGGCAGTGTGGTGCTGATTGGTTTGTTCATCTTCTTGCTCTTACGCTTGATTGCCATTGCAGAACGGCAAAAATCGAAACTGACGAGAGTGTATGCTTATGGGGTTGCATCCATTGTGTTCTTCCATTTTCTGGTTAATATCGGCATGACCCTCGGCTTGGTACCTGTCATTGGGATACCTCTGCCTTTTATCAGCTATGGAGGTTCCTCGCTAATTGGTTTTACCCTCTTATTGTTTGTCCTAATCAAATTGGACTCCGAAAGATTGATGTATTTGAGGTAA
- the mrdA gene encoding penicillin-binding protein 2, with the protein MEAVSIRKHIIQLIFIITAIILLARLFFIQVLDNTYEAKAMQNSVREVTIYPARGLIFDRFGQLVVNNEAVYDLVVIPKEARNNNLDTLKLCHLLDITQVEFDKSVQALKKSKGYSHYKPQVLFKQIPYDVYAKLQEYLYQFPGFYPQVRTVRHYPHQSAAHILGYIGEVNQRQIDTSEYYKLGDYTGISGIEFTYEKWLRGKRGKKYMVVDVLNREIDTYDGGDIADAEAGERVTLSLDIELQNYAEQLMANKKGSVVAIEPATGEILTMVSSPTYNPNMLVGRARGIGMKMLQADTLKPLFNRALMAHYPPGSTFKPLMGLLALQEEVIYPNFYYGCNGGYHLGRLTVGCHYHASCGSVSSAVQHSCNAYFCHLFKLFIEADQFENVAVGLTKWDDYLHQFGMGTTLPLDLPHAHKGFAPDTSLYNRMYGKNRWRASTIISLGIGQGELGVTPLQMANSTAAIANHGYYYYPHVVRPPQSDTSSIYLKRQNIAIAERHFETVVDGMHKVVLAGTATIANVEGLDICGKTGTAENPHGADHSLFIAFAPKDNPKIAIAVVVENAGFGARYGAPIASLLIEKYLNREIGEKRKWLETKMLEADLLNPPKIAAK; encoded by the coding sequence ATGGAAGCCGTCAGCATACGCAAACATATCATCCAGCTAATTTTCATCATAACCGCCATTATTTTGTTGGCAAGGCTATTCTTCATTCAGGTATTGGACAATACATACGAAGCCAAAGCCATGCAAAATTCGGTCAGAGAAGTAACCATTTATCCTGCTCGTGGCCTCATTTTCGACCGTTTCGGACAATTGGTTGTCAACAACGAAGCAGTTTATGATTTGGTGGTCATCCCCAAAGAAGCAAGAAACAATAATTTAGATACCCTAAAACTGTGTCATTTACTGGATATTACCCAAGTAGAATTTGATAAAAGTGTGCAAGCACTCAAAAAATCAAAAGGTTATTCGCACTACAAACCCCAAGTATTGTTCAAGCAGATTCCCTACGATGTGTATGCCAAACTGCAAGAATATCTGTATCAATTTCCAGGATTTTATCCACAAGTGCGTACCGTTCGGCATTATCCTCATCAAAGCGCCGCACACATTTTGGGCTATATCGGAGAAGTCAATCAGCGCCAAATTGATACCTCTGAATACTACAAACTGGGTGACTATACAGGCATCAGCGGCATTGAGTTTACCTATGAAAAATGGCTTCGTGGCAAACGAGGCAAAAAATACATGGTGGTAGATGTGCTGAATCGAGAAATTGACACCTACGATGGTGGCGACATTGCAGATGCAGAAGCAGGCGAAAGAGTGACACTTTCGCTGGACATCGAATTGCAGAATTACGCCGAACAATTGATGGCCAACAAAAAAGGAAGCGTAGTAGCGATTGAACCTGCAACGGGTGAAATTTTGACGATGGTAAGCAGTCCTACCTACAATCCAAACATGCTCGTAGGAAGGGCTAGAGGCATTGGAATGAAAATGCTGCAAGCCGACACGCTCAAACCTTTGTTTAACAGAGCATTGATGGCGCATTATCCGCCAGGTTCAACCTTCAAACCACTGATGGGTTTGTTGGCCCTACAAGAAGAAGTCATTTACCCCAATTTTTACTATGGCTGCAATGGGGGTTATCATTTGGGAAGGTTGACCGTAGGATGTCACTACCATGCTTCGTGTGGCAGCGTATCCTCAGCAGTTCAGCACTCCTGCAATGCTTATTTTTGCCACCTCTTCAAATTATTCATTGAAGCAGATCAATTTGAAAATGTAGCAGTTGGTTTGACCAAATGGGACGATTATTTACATCAATTTGGTATGGGAACTACTTTACCCCTTGATTTGCCCCATGCCCATAAAGGATTTGCACCCGACACATCACTCTACAATAGAATGTATGGCAAAAACCGTTGGCGAGCAAGTACGATTATTTCTTTGGGAATTGGACAAGGAGAATTGGGGGTTACACCTCTACAAATGGCCAACTCTACGGCTGCAATAGCCAATCATGGATACTATTATTATCCACACGTAGTACGTCCGCCTCAATCTGATACGAGTAGTATTTATTTAAAAAGACAAAATATTGCCATTGCTGAACGCCATTTTGAAACCGTTGTAGATGGAATGCACAAAGTGGTTTTGGCAGGTACGGCAACGATTGCCAATGTGGAAGGTTTAGACATTTGTGGGAAAACAGGAACAGCTGAAAATCCACATGGCGCAGATCACTCCCTGTTTATCGCTTTTGCGCCAAAAGACAATCCCAAAATTGCCATTGCAGTTGTGGTCGAAAATGCGGGCTTTGGCGCACGCTATGGCGCACCGATTGCGAGTTTGCTAATTGAAAAATATCTCAATAGAGAAATTGGTGAAAAACGCAAATGGTTGGAAACTAAAATGTTGGAAGCCGATTTGTTGAATCCTCCAAAAATAGCTGCAAAGTGA
- a CDS encoding rod shape-determining protein MreD: protein MSRTITANIIRFVGLLLFQTLILNQVELHGIINPYIYPLFILLLPFETPKWLLLFLGFAMGISVDFFTNTPGLHAAASVLIAYLRPTVLLLDKPISGYESFHQPSIASLGFNWFVFYAGVCITIHHLFFFFLESYSFAFFFYTLTKVIASTIMSLIIIILYQYLFYPKR, encoded by the coding sequence ATGAGTAGAACAATAACAGCAAATATTATTCGATTCGTTGGTTTGTTGTTGTTTCAAACATTGATACTGAACCAAGTGGAGCTGCATGGAATCATCAATCCATACATCTATCCATTGTTCATCTTATTGTTACCCTTTGAAACGCCAAAATGGTTGCTCCTGTTTCTAGGTTTTGCCATGGGGATTTCGGTTGACTTCTTCACCAATACCCCCGGACTCCATGCCGCTGCAAGTGTATTGATAGCCTATTTAAGACCTACAGTATTGCTACTCGACAAACCCATCAGTGGCTACGAAAGTTTTCACCAACCCAGCATTGCCAGTTTAGGCTTCAATTGGTTTGTTTTTTATGCAGGTGTATGTATCACCATTCACCACTTATTCTTTTTCTTCCTCGAATCTTATAGCTTCGCCTTCTTTTTTTATACCTTAACGAAGGTCATAGCCAGTACAATAATGTCGCTAATAATCATTATTTTGTACCAATATTTATTCTATCCCAAGCGTTAA
- the mreC gene encoding rod shape-determining protein MreC, protein MRNLISFIFKYHAFLLFLGLEIVSFALIVQHNHFQRASFINSSQSTVAFLYNEVNEWSEYMDLKQVNDSLMAENARLMAEAEAAKSALDEELQDDNFTFGTDTTLVDTLTSTSISDPSAVGATANNNQGNGEQQIIADSIFHFIGAKVINNSTNRANNFLTINKGSKDGVAMEMGVIGLNGVVGVVKDVSENFATIISVLHRSMRVSAKIKRNNFVGSLRWEGTRPDRAVLNDVPKHVHVQKGDTILTSGYSSFFPQNVLIGIVVDEPRSDQGSNFYKIDVALSTNFNSIQYVYVVDYIRKAEKKALEEETQNE, encoded by the coding sequence ATGCGAAACCTCATATCTTTCATTTTTAAATACCATGCTTTCTTACTGTTTTTAGGTTTAGAAATAGTGAGCTTCGCACTTATTGTCCAACACAATCATTTCCAAAGAGCAAGTTTTATAAATTCGTCACAATCTACTGTAGCCTTTCTATACAATGAGGTGAATGAGTGGAGCGAATATATGGATTTGAAGCAGGTCAATGACAGCTTGATGGCGGAAAATGCCCGTTTAATGGCTGAGGCGGAAGCTGCAAAAAGTGCTTTAGACGAAGAGTTGCAAGACGATAATTTTACTTTTGGTACAGATACTACTTTGGTAGATACTTTGACAAGTACTTCCATTAGCGATCCTTCTGCCGTAGGTGCAACAGCCAACAACAATCAAGGAAATGGAGAACAGCAAATTATTGCAGATTCCATTTTTCATTTTATTGGAGCAAAGGTTATCAACAATTCTACCAATAGAGCCAACAACTTTTTGACCATCAACAAAGGAAGCAAAGACGGTGTGGCAATGGAAATGGGGGTAATCGGGCTGAATGGTGTAGTCGGTGTAGTGAAAGATGTTTCCGAAAACTTTGCTACCATCATTTCTGTGCTGCACCGAAGTATGCGGGTAAGTGCCAAAATCAAACGTAATAATTTTGTAGGATCTTTGCGATGGGAAGGAACTCGCCCAGATAGGGCTGTACTCAATGATGTTCCTAAACACGTTCATGTACAAAAAGGAGATACGATTCTTACGAGTGGTTACTCCAGTTTTTTTCCACAAAATGTGTTGATTGGAATTGTAGTAGATGAGCCACGTTCGGATCAAGGAAGTAACTTTTATAAAATAGATGTGGCATTGTCGACCAACTTCAATAGCATCCAATATGTGTATGTGGTAGATTATATTAGGAAAGCAGAAAAAAAAGCACTAGAAGAAGAAACGCAGAATGAGTAG
- a CDS encoding rod shape-determining protein: MGLFDFLDLTHEIAIDLGTANTLIIYKDKVVVDEPSIVAIDRTTGKVIAVGHRAMQMHEKTHENIKTIRPLKDGVIADFEAAEAMIREMIKMLYDKKRWYTPQYKMVICIPSGITQVEKKAVFNSAEAAGAKERYLVHEPMAAALGIGIDVSEPVGNMIIDIGGGTTEIAVIALMGIVCDQSIRVAGDEFTADIMDYLRREHNLLIGERTAENIKINVGSALTELENPPEDYAVNGRDLMTGIPKQVTVNYSEIAHCLDKSISKIEEAVLKALEITPPELAADIYRTGIYLTGGGALLRGLDIRIAAKTKLTVQVAEDPLRAVVRGTGAALKNVAKYPFLMNK; the protein is encoded by the coding sequence ATGGGCCTGTTTGATTTCCTCGATTTAACACACGAGATAGCTATAGATTTAGGAACTGCCAATACCTTAATTATTTATAAGGATAAGGTAGTTGTGGATGAACCTTCGATTGTGGCGATAGACCGTACTACGGGAAAGGTCATTGCTGTGGGACATCGTGCGATGCAGATGCACGAAAAAACCCACGAAAACATCAAAACAATTCGACCTTTAAAAGATGGGGTAATTGCTGACTTTGAAGCGGCAGAAGCAATGATTCGTGAGATGATAAAAATGCTCTACGATAAAAAACGTTGGTACACTCCTCAATACAAAATGGTAATTTGTATTCCATCGGGTATCACCCAAGTCGAAAAGAAAGCAGTATTCAATTCTGCCGAAGCAGCAGGTGCAAAAGAGCGTTATTTGGTGCATGAACCGATGGCTGCTGCATTGGGAATTGGTATTGACGTGAGCGAACCTGTTGGCAATATGATTATTGACATAGGTGGTGGCACAACTGAAATTGCAGTAATTGCTCTGATGGGTATTGTTTGCGATCAATCTATACGGGTCGCAGGTGATGAGTTTACGGCAGACATTATGGACTATCTTCGTCGTGAACACAACCTTTTGATTGGTGAACGAACTGCCGAAAATATCAAAATAAATGTGGGTTCCGCATTAACCGAATTGGAAAATCCGCCAGAAGATTATGCGGTTAATGGGCGTGACTTGATGACGGGAATTCCCAAACAGGTGACGGTTAACTACTCCGAAATTGCTCACTGCTTAGACAAGTCAATTTCTAAGATTGAGGAAGCTGTATTGAAAGCACTGGAAATTACTCCTCCTGAATTGGCGGCGGATATTTACCGAACAGGTATTTATCTCACAGGAGGTGGGGCATTGTTGCGTGGTTTGGATATTCGGATTGCGGCAAAAACCAAGCTTACTGTGCAAGTAGCCGAAGATCCATTGCGTGCGGTGGTAAGGGGTACGGGTGCGGCATTGAAGAATGTGGCGAAATATCCTTTTTTGATGAACAAATAA
- a CDS encoding DUF6435 family protein — MFGFFKKDPVKKLQKEYLQLMEKARDIQRSGDVVKAALVYEEAEKIAVKIEELSR; from the coding sequence ATGTTTGGATTTTTTAAAAAAGACCCTGTTAAAAAACTGCAAAAGGAATACCTGCAATTGATGGAAAAAGCACGGGATATTCAACGAAGTGGCGATGTTGTTAAGGCAGCATTGGTGTATGAAGAAGCAGAAAAAATTGCCGTAAAAATTGAAGAATTGTCACGCTGA
- a CDS encoding carboxy terminal-processing peptidase: protein MKSIFLLCLFTAITCCCQFTLQQDKEAPLFLAQVVKAVQEQHLQPKVIDDVLSKELYDFYLQQIDPNKEFLTQKDIRSLQQYENQIDEELSHSTFHFFNQTLKQLQKGIQKAEKYSQNALEKDLNFSSNEQFESNPDKLDYAANNQALKERWSKKVKYIVLQELWSIENASHRASFEEQKQHAISHAKRLLAIKFQKLKAISKQERLEEYTNAYLKINDVQTEYLSRAQKEKWNEDFTRTLVGIGAQIEIINEYPHITELIIGGPAWKSRQVEKGDVILKIGEDNQPAIDVLGKSIEEVISLLRGEKSSMVHLTLRKTNVVVEEIALVRDQIDLDPTLCFLLEDTLQNRKIGYIRLPRFYGGNEGCAAHVLAQLELLKANGVKGLVLDVRNNKGGSAREAISIMGYFLESGPVMQAKYRDGTHRVFEDTDGEVQYNGKLLVLTNAQSGSASELLAGTMQDYSRAVIVGGRATFGKGTIQRFVDVETVDGEDTLHLGEIKMTIGKFYTASGRSPQYEGIHPDIVLPDNDAFVESGERVYKYAFPPANLEITKVHQSVTSSPNLESLKSLHLQRLTLNQRFQSATQKAQQIKDLQDNTLVDLNYENFKLQQEKTANYSKYSNETFGQIEGFKVIPLLPSTLAQDSASILRNQRWIETLQRDPYVYECFWMVNDLLG from the coding sequence ATGAAGTCTATATTTTTGCTCTGTCTATTCACTGCAATCACCTGTTGTTGTCAATTCACGCTACAACAAGACAAAGAAGCTCCTTTGTTTTTAGCGCAGGTCGTAAAGGCTGTACAAGAACAACATTTGCAGCCCAAGGTAATAGACGATGTTTTGTCCAAAGAACTATACGATTTCTACTTACAACAAATAGACCCGAACAAGGAGTTTTTGACCCAAAAAGACATCCGTTCATTGCAGCAATATGAGAATCAAATTGACGAAGAATTGTCACATAGTACCTTCCATTTTTTCAATCAAACATTGAAGCAACTGCAAAAAGGCATTCAAAAGGCGGAAAAATACAGTCAAAACGCATTGGAAAAAGACTTGAATTTTAGCTCCAATGAACAATTCGAATCCAATCCCGACAAGCTGGATTATGCAGCTAACAATCAAGCATTGAAGGAAAGATGGAGCAAAAAAGTCAAGTATATCGTACTACAAGAATTGTGGTCAATAGAGAATGCCTCTCATAGAGCCTCTTTTGAAGAACAAAAACAACACGCCATCAGTCACGCTAAACGATTGTTGGCCATCAAGTTCCAAAAGTTGAAAGCTATCAGCAAACAAGAACGATTGGAGGAATACACAAACGCCTATTTGAAAATAAACGATGTCCAAACCGAATATTTGTCCAGAGCCCAAAAGGAAAAATGGAACGAAGATTTCACCCGAACTCTCGTAGGCATTGGCGCACAGATTGAAATCATCAACGAATATCCGCACATCACCGAACTCATCATTGGTGGGCCTGCTTGGAAAAGTCGGCAAGTCGAAAAAGGCGATGTGATTTTGAAGATTGGCGAAGATAATCAGCCTGCAATAGACGTTTTGGGTAAGTCCATCGAAGAAGTAATCTCCTTACTGAGAGGTGAAAAAAGCTCAATGGTTCATTTGACACTTAGAAAAACAAATGTGGTAGTAGAAGAAATCGCACTTGTGCGAGACCAAATAGACTTAGATCCTACCCTGTGTTTTTTGCTGGAAGACACGCTTCAAAATCGAAAAATTGGCTACATCAGATTGCCCCGATTTTATGGTGGTAATGAGGGATGTGCAGCACACGTTTTGGCACAATTGGAACTACTGAAAGCAAACGGAGTGAAAGGTCTTGTTTTGGATGTGCGGAACAACAAGGGCGGCAGCGCAAGGGAAGCAATCTCAATCATGGGCTATTTTTTGGAGAGCGGCCCCGTCATGCAAGCGAAATATCGGGATGGAACGCACCGAGTTTTTGAAGATACAGATGGTGAGGTACAGTACAACGGTAAATTACTTGTGCTGACCAACGCCCAAAGTGGATCGGCATCAGAGCTTTTGGCGGGAACGATGCAAGACTATAGTAGGGCGGTCATTGTGGGAGGTCGAGCCACTTTTGGAAAAGGCACCATTCAGCGTTTTGTGGATGTGGAAACCGTGGACGGAGAAGACACACTACATTTGGGAGAAATCAAAATGACCATCGGCAAATTTTACACCGCAAGCGGTCGTTCTCCTCAATACGAAGGCATTCACCCTGACATCGTTTTGCCCGACAACGATGCCTTTGTCGAATCAGGTGAAAGGGTCTATAAATATGCTTTTCCTCCTGCCAACCTCGAAATAACAAAGGTGCATCAATCCGTCACCTCTTCTCCAAATTTGGAATCCCTCAAATCCTTACATCTCCAAAGACTTACCCTAAACCAACGCTTTCAATCGGCTACTCAAAAGGCACAACAAATTAAAGACCTACAAGACAATACGCTGGTGGACTTGAACTATGAAAACTTCAAACTCCAACAAGAAAAAACAGCAAACTACTCTAAATACAGCAACGAAACATTCGGTCAAATCGAAGGCTTCAAAGTTATCCCCTTACTCCCTTCTACGCTTGCCCAGGATTCTGCTTCTATCCTTCGAAATCAACGCTGGATAGAAACGCTGCAACGAGATCCGTATGTGTATGAGTGTTTTTGGATGGTGAATGATTTGTTGGGCTAA
- the hemW gene encoding radical SAM family heme chaperone HemW has translation MSGIYIHIPFCKQACHYCNFHFSTSLKYKNELIAALLQEIELRKDYLPTPKIETVYFGGGTPSLLSADEIQQIFEQLNRFYHIEADAEITLEANPDDLLPAKIEALKQTPVNRFSIGIQSFDAEDLAFMNRAHNVEQAETCIRLAQDAGFDNLTIDLIYGAPTTSHEKWEQNLQKAIDFGVPHISAYCLTVEPKTALAHFVATGKAADVDEEQAAQQFEVLVETLTQAGFSHYEISNFGKVGWESKHNSSYWMGKPYIGLGPAAHSFDGRLTRQWNVAHNQQYIKAIAEGTVPKEVEVLSISERFNEYLMTSLRTIWGCDLEKVRREFGEVLYCHLLKEIQPFLKQSLLQQKGDFLVLTNQGKFLADGIISALFDCALD, from the coding sequence ATGTCTGGAATTTATATTCATATTCCGTTTTGCAAACAAGCCTGTCATTACTGCAATTTTCATTTTTCGACTTCCCTAAAGTACAAAAACGAATTGATTGCTGCCTTGTTGCAGGAGATAGAACTGCGAAAGGACTATTTGCCGACCCCAAAAATCGAAACGGTTTATTTTGGAGGGGGAACGCCTTCGCTTTTGTCGGCAGACGAAATTCAACAGATTTTTGAGCAATTGAACCGATTTTACCACATTGAAGCGGATGCCGAAATCACCCTTGAAGCGAATCCCGATGACCTTTTACCCGCCAAAATTGAGGCATTGAAACAAACGCCTGTGAACCGTTTTAGCATTGGTATTCAATCTTTTGATGCGGAAGATTTGGCGTTTATGAATCGGGCGCACAATGTGGAGCAGGCAGAAACTTGCATCCGATTGGCGCAAGATGCGGGTTTTGACAATTTGACGATTGACCTCATTTATGGTGCGCCAACGACTTCGCACGAAAAATGGGAGCAAAATCTTCAAAAAGCGATTGATTTTGGTGTGCCACATATTTCGGCTTATTGCTTGACGGTTGAGCCAAAAACAGCTTTGGCGCATTTTGTGGCAACGGGCAAGGCGGCGGATGTGGACGAAGAACAGGCGGCACAACAGTTTGAAGTATTGGTAGAAACGCTCACACAGGCTGGGTTTTCACACTACGAAATTTCCAATTTTGGGAAAGTGGGTTGGGAGTCGAAACACAACAGCAGTTATTGGATGGGGAAGCCTTATATAGGCTTAGGCCCTGCGGCTCATTCGTTTGATGGTCGGTTGACCCGTCAATGGAATGTGGCGCACAATCAGCAGTATATAAAAGCGATTGCAGAAGGAACTGTGCCGAAAGAGGTGGAGGTTTTGAGTATTTCGGAACGCTTCAACGAATATTTGATGACTTCTTTGCGGACGATTTGGGGCTGTGATTTGGAGAAGGTGAGGCGGGAATTTGGGGAGGTTCTGTACTGCCATTTATTGAAGGAAATCCAACCGTTTTTGAAGCAGAGCCTATTGCAGCAAAAAGGTGATTTTTTGGTTTTGACGAATCAAGGGAAATTTTTGGCCGATGGGATTATTAGTGCCTTGTTTGATTGTGCTCTGGACTAA